In Penaeus vannamei isolate JL-2024 chromosome 40, ASM4276789v1, whole genome shotgun sequence, the genomic stretch ctccctcctcagcaacacctccttccctccctcctcagcaacacatccctccctcctcctcaccaccacatgCTTAATTTCCCTTATTCGATTTAACCTCAATTGCACGTACGTTACGAAgcgatgaaaaggagggaagattccatatagaattatttttttccatcaatttttgtAAATCAGCAAATTGCCGATAATTATACAGCGCCAAAGAGGTTGGGATTCCCATTTAAACATCATTTTGTACCGTAGGGAATAGACCGGACAGAATGGCGGTTGGCGCTTAGGTTGTGACGTCACACGGAGCCAAAATTCTTGAAAAATCTGCTGCCtaaagttatttttattaatgctaCCTGCAGTTACTCACATTAAGGCTGCCTGCAattatttttcatgtatttagGTTTGTCTAAAAAGTTATCTTGATTTAATTAGGCTTAGTACTGTTTAGGGTGTGGCTGACTGGTATCattcattactaaaattattattttttcaaatggGAATGTAATCTCGTATTACGAAAGTACAATACCTGTAAAAATCTATTAATTTTTACTCGAAAAATCCCGAACCTACACGTACCTACAGCATctgcagaagaaagaaaatccactACGAATGTTGCAGCAGGACGCGGCGGGAAGGCGGGAAAACCGGAGCCCAGAGCACCACGAGACGCCGCGGTATCAACATGGACGGCGACGGCAATGGCGCTTCTGGCAAGGACAGGGACGAAAGGGATGAAAGTGGCGAAAAACAAGATAATCTCAGGGTTACGAAGACGGGGCGTGTGAGTTTTTTTATAATGAGTTTAAATGTGTTAGTAGATCAGAGGCAGTAGATATTTAGGTGAGTCTACCACGCGGTGTCGCGAAAAATGGTAGAAGgggcggtatatatatattttttttccccgacAAAAGGGCGTGATTATTGGATTTAAGTCGTTCGAAatttggttaaaaaaaataacGGCGACGTTTCCGGCACCGCTTTGATTCACTCAAGAGGCTAATTTTTACAACACTTTCCTGTTCCTCagttcgtcttttctctctctctttctttttggtaaTTCTAAGTAAGAGCCGCGCCTATTtgttatgttcattttttttaaataattttgtttatatatttgttattttcatttatttcgcctatttatgttcatttttttatataattttgtttatatatattagttatcattttttttcgcctatttgttatgttctttctttttttttaataaaactatttgttgtttataattatatatatatatttttttatcctacCCCCTTGGAGAATcgtgggttgaaggggggggggcacccacACGGGAGAAATAGTTGAATCACAAGcgaaaatttttgaaaaaaaaacaaaaacaaaattcgaACGAGAGTCCAAGATGcgccggtgtcagtgttgccgaaatcccgacgatttttttttttaacccaacctaacctggACCGCTTTCCCTGGGGGTATTTACAAGCCCCTAGACTCCCTTAATTAGGGCATTTCGCCGTACTTCatacacctaacctaacctggtaattttctatatttcctccgcctctccgatatcgacgattttggtatcgttggattcctctcactgtccacattgcaaagaTATActattgtttacattcgagacggttcgagacaacGAGGTTTGTGGACTTTGGCAACATTTGAActtcaattaaagcacaacccgtcaggtccccacaattttattaacttccttGATATGCACGAaaactagtcaataattctgttatactttcttCGATATATGTAGTGTGGCCGCCTgaattagtattgtttttttctttcttttctttctttcttcttccgccGTACGGATCGCGATGTCGATGTCTCGCCGTCTACGATGGAGATAGGTATTATTTAACGcgtgaacccccccccctcccctctctccccaactccctcatATAGCGACAATCTTGGCCCCGCTAACAAGGGTGAAAGTGTAGGGTGAAAATTTGAATAATATACAGAAATCAGTCATTATTGCCCAATGCATCCCTCAAttttggccccgatagcaagggagggtaTGAACGGTGCCAGGGAAAATATaaggtaaaatatgaatatacacagaatcagtcactctATTGTCCCGTGCAGGGGACTAtgcctcctactcccccccccaactccctcatTAGCGACAATTATAGCCCCGATAGCAAGGGACCAGGGAGAATATAgggtaaaaatatgaataatatacacagaatcagtcactattgTCCAGTGCAGGGGAAAAAAACATTCTTGCCCCCAATGGTAGGGAAGGGTATGAAAGGCACCGGGGAAAGTGTGGGgtagaatatgaataatatacagaaTCAGTCATAATATTGTCCAGTGCCGTGGGGACGACTCccgaccccccacctccccaactccTTCATTAGCGACAATTTTGGCCCCGATAGTAAGAGATGGCATGGGCGCTACCAGGGAGAATATAagttgaaaatatgaataatatacacagaatcagtcactccATTGTCCAATGCAGgaaaaaaaacccaaacccccACATCCTTgcccccgatagcaggggagggtatgTAAGGTACCTGGGAGATttcagggtaaaatatgaataatctaaACAGTCACTCTGTTGTCCAATGCAGGGGGACTGTGCCTCCTACgacacccaccccccaacccccgcccaggaaaacagAATCCTTCACGTATTCCCGTCAGGAGAGACCCTACGACCGCCATGCAGGAGCGNNNNNNNNNNNNNNNNNNNNNNNNNNNNNNNNNNNNNNNNNNNNNNNNNNNNNNNNNNNNNNNNNNNNNNNNNNNNNNNNNNNNNNNNNNNNNNNNNNNNNNNNNNNNNNNNNNNNNNNNNNNNNNNNNNNNNNNNNNNNNNNNNNNNNNNNNNNNNNNNNNNNNNNNNNNNNNNNNNNNNNNNNNNNNNNNNNNNNNNNNNNNNNNNNNNNNNNNNNNNNNNNNNNNNNNNNNNNNNNNNNNNNNNNNNNNNNNNNNNNNNNNNNNNNNNNNNNNNNNNNNNNNNNNNNNNNNNNNNNNNNNNNNNNNNNNNNNNNNNNNNNNNNNNNNNNNNNNNNNNNNNNNNNNNNNNNNNNNNNNNNNNNNNNNNNNNNNNNNNNNNNNNNNNNNNNNNNNNNNNNNNNNNNNNNNNNNNNNNNNNNNNNNNNNNNNNNNNNNNNNNNNNNNNNNNNNNNNNNNNNNNNNNNNNNNNNNNNNNNNNNNNNNNNNNNNNNNNNNNNGGACGCGGATACCCAGGGCTCGGCTATGGCACAGGACGCGGATACCCAGGACTCGCCTATGGCACAGGACGCGGATACCCAGGACTCGGCTATGGCACAGGACGCGGATACCCAGGACTCGGCTATGGCACAGGACACGGATACCCAGGACTCGGCTATGGCACAGGACACGGATACCCAGGACTCGGCTATGGCACGGGACGCGGATACCTAGGACTCGGCTATGGCACAGGACGCGGATACCCAGGACTCGGCTATGGCACAGGACGCGGATACCCAGGACTCGGCTATGGCACAGGACTCGGCTATGGCACGGGACGCGGATACCCAGGACTCGGCTATGGCACGGGACGCGGATACCTAGGACTCGGCTATGGCACGGGACGCGGATACCTAGGACTCGGCTATGGCACAGGACGCGGATACCCAGGACTCGGCTATGACACAGGACTCGGCTATGGCACAGGACTCGGCTATGGCACGGGACGCGGATACCCAGGACTCGGCTATGGCACGGGACGCGGATACCCAGGACTCGGCTATGGCACAGGACTCGGCTATGGCATAGGATCCGGCTATGGCACAGGACTCGGATACCCAGGACTCGGCTATGGCACGGGACGCGGATACGCAGGACTCGGCTATAGCACAGGACGCGGATACCCAGGACTCGGCTATGGCACAGGACTCGGCTATGGCATAGGATCCGGCTATGGCACAGGACGCGGATACCCAGGACTCGGCTATGGCACAGGACTCGGCTATGGCACGGGACGCGGATACCCAGGACTCGGCTATGGCACAGGACTCGGCTATGGCACAGGACGTGGATACCCAGGACTCGGCTATGGCACAGGACGTGGATACCCAGGACTCGGCTATGGCACAGGACTCGGCTATGGCACAGGACTCGGCTATGGCACAGGACACGGATACCCAGGACTCGGCTATGGCACGGGACGCGGATACCCAGGACTCGGCTATGGCACAGGACTCGGCTATGGCACAGGACTCGACTATGGCACAGGACGCGGATACCCAGTGCTCGGAATGGACAATGACAAGGACCACTTCGCAGGCTACGCCACCACGAACACAGTGGTCTTCACGGGCACCGAATCGGACGCTGGCCCGAACTTCGGCTTCGCACTTGGTAGCGGAGGATTTGGAGTCGGGCCTGGTATAGGAGCCTCACTTAGTACCGGATCTGGTATGGGAGCCTCACTTGGTACCGGATCTGGTATGGGAGCCTCACTTGGTACCGGATCTGGTATGGGAGCCTCACTTAGTACCGGATCTGGTATGGGAGCCTCACTTGGTACCGTATCTGGTATGAGAGCCTCACTTGGTACCGGATCTGGTATGGGAGCCTCACTTGGTACCGGATCTGGTATGGGAGCTTCACTTGGTACCGGATCTGGTATGGGAGCCTCACTTGGTACCGGATCTGGTATGGGAGCCTCACTTGGTACCGTATCTGGTATGGGAGACTCACTTGGTACCGTATCTGGTATGAGAGCCTCACTTGGTACCGGATCTGGTATGGGAGACTCACTTGGTACCGTATCTGGTATGAGAGCCTCACTTGGTACCGGATCTGGTATGGGAGCCTCATTTGGTACCAGATCTGGTATGGGAGCCTCACTTGGTACCGGATCTGGTATGGGAGCCTCACTTGGTACCGGATCTGGTATGGGAGCCTCACTTGGTACCGGATCTGGTATGGGAGCCTCACTTGGTACCGGATCTGGTATAGGAGCCTCACTTAGTAGCGGATCTGGTATGGGAGCCTCACTTGGTACCGTATATGGCACAGCACGTGGATACCCAGGACTCGGCTATGGCACAGGACTCGGCTATGGCACAGGACGTGGATACCCAGGACTCGGCTATGGCACAGGACGTGGATACCCAGGACTCGGCTATGGCACAGGACGTGGATACCCAGGACTCGACTATGGCACAGGACTCGGCTATGGCACGGGACGCGGCTACCCAGAACTCGACTATGGCACAGGACGCGGATACCCAGTGCTCGGAATGGACAATGACAAGGACCACTTCTCAGGCTACGCCACCACGAACACAGTGGTCTTCACGGGCACCGAATCGGACGCTGGCCCGAACTTCGGCTTCGCACTTGGTAGCGGAGGATTTGGAGTCGGGCCTGGTATAGGAGCCTCACTTGCTAGCGGATCTGGTATGGGAGCTTCACTTGGTACCGTATCTGGTATGGGAGCCTCACTTGGTAGCGGAGGATTTGAAGTCGGCCCTGGTATGGGAGTCTCACTTGGTACCGGATATGGTATGAGAGCCTCACGAGGTATCGGATCTGGTATGGGAGCCTCATTTGGTACCAGATCTGGTATGGGAGCCTCACTTGGTACCGGATCTGGTATGGGAGCCTCACTTGGTACCGGATCTGGTATGGGAGCCTCACTTGGTACCGGATCTGGTATGGGAGCCTCACTTGGTACCGGATCTGGTATGGGAGCCTCACGTGGTAGCGGATCTGGTATGGGAGCCTCACTTGGTACCGGATCTGGTATCAACGCCTTACTTCAGACCAAACCAGGGTACGTCCCACGGTTTGGTGGTACCTCTGGAAAAGGTAGCGGTATCAGTGTCGGTCTTGGCGGTGGAGGGAAATAGATACCGcttcagaaaaaataaataaataaataaaacacaaaataaatgatagaaaaaatataaacatgacTAAGCAACATTTAACCTTTGTCGAATGGTGTTTTTGGAAAAGACTTTTTGCAGTTTATTCCATCTTAATGGTGTCCGTCCGAATCAGATTTTATCAGACGGTGTAtggtaacgcacacacacacacacacacatatatatatgtgtgtgtgtgtgtgtgtgtgtgtattatatatatatatatatatatatatatatatatatatatatatatatatatatatatatatatatatatatatatattaacagaaaggctgggaggaggggaaaagtccctcccacccagcaggtgaggcggactgtgggccctgctgggagggcgactgctggagcgcaggctgggaacgggaactactcgtctcgcctgcgctctggtggccgccagcccagagtgaagcttgtgggggatagcccttgggaaccccacaggtggatgatggggcacgcagcccgccacccccttttatatggggcagcgtcggtgggggtggcagaggtggcatccacccagagcgactgccagaggctgaacctcaggcgggaagtcagggtgggggcttggaacatccgttctttgcgtcaggatgatcagttgcctctactgtcgagggaactggggaggctgagagttgaggtagctgctctctcggaggtgaggaggcctggcagcagcatgacctgtgtaggtggctacacctattactggtcgggccgcagcgacggccaccatctccagggagtagccattgccatctccagccgactccagccctcgatagtagaggttacccctgttgatgagcgtataatggtattgagattgaagctatcttttggcttcatgtctcttattgctgtggacgctcctaccga encodes the following:
- the LOC113815743 gene encoding putative per-hexamer repeat protein 5, with the translated sequence MDGDGNGASGKDRDERDESGEKQDNLRVTKTGRCRGDDSRPPTSPTPSLATILAPIVRDGMGATRENIRLGYGTGRGYPGLAYGTGRGYPGLGYGTGRGYPGLGYGTGHGYPGLGYGTGHGYPGLGYGTGRGYLGLGYGTGRGYPGLGYGTGRGYPGLGYGTGLGYGTGRGYPGLGYGTGRGYLGLGYGTGRGYLGLGYGTGRGYPGLGYDTGLGYGTGLGYGTGRGYPGLGYGTGRGYPGLGYGTGLGYGIGSGYGTGLGYPGLGYGTGRGYAGLGYSTGRGYPGLGYGTGLGYGIGSGYGTGRGYPGLGYGTGLGYGTGRGYPGLGYGTGLGYGTGRGYPGLGYGTGRGYPGLGYGTGLGYGTGLGYGTGHGYPGLGYGTGRGYPGLGYGTGLGYGTGLDYGTGRGYPVLGMDNDKDHFAGYATTNTVVFTGTESDAGPNFGFALGSGGFGVGPGIGASLSTGSGMGASLGTGSGMGASLGTGSGMGASLSTGSGMGASLGTVSGMRASLGTGSGMGASLGTGSGMGASLGTGSGMGASLGTGSGMGASLGTVSGMGDSLGTVSGMRASLGTGSGMGDSLGTVSGMRASLGTGSGMGASFGTRSGMGASLGTGSGMGASLGTGSGMGASLGTGSGMGASLGTGSGIGASLSSGSGMGASLGTVYGTARGYPGLGYGTGLGYGTGRGYPGLGYGTGRGYPGLGYGTGRGYPGLDYGTGLGYGTGRGYPELDYGTGRGYPVLGMDNDKDHFSGYATTNTVVFTGTESDAGPNFGFALGSGGFGVGPGIGASLASGSGMGASLGTVSGMGASLGSGGFEVGPGMGVSLGTGYGMRASRGIGSGMGASFGTRSGMGASLGTGSGMGASLGTGSGMGASLGTGSGMGASLGTGSGMGASRGSGSGMGASLGTGSGINALLQTKPGYVPRFGGTSGKGSGISVGLGGGGK